A window from Tenacibaculum singaporense encodes these proteins:
- a CDS encoding SAM-dependent methyltransferase, with product MKGKLYLIPTTLGDTEPLEVMPLSVKKVVEQLDYFIVENEKSARRFIKRITPTKSQPSLELMLLDKYSDDLETKNYLDACERGVSVGLLSEAGVPAVADPGASIVKLAHQKGIQVVPLVGPSSILLAIMASGMNGQSFAFNGYLPIDKSDRKRAIKDLEKLSKEKNQSQLFIETPYRNEKMLDDLRATLSPDTRVCVACDITLPTEYIKTLTVKEWKHVKTDLHKRPAIFIIHK from the coding sequence ATGAAAGGTAAATTATACTTGATTCCCACAACTTTAGGTGATACTGAGCCATTAGAGGTAATGCCATTATCAGTAAAAAAGGTAGTAGAACAATTAGATTATTTTATTGTTGAAAACGAAAAGTCTGCTCGAAGGTTCATTAAAAGAATTACACCAACAAAATCACAACCTTCATTGGAGTTGATGTTGTTAGATAAGTATTCTGATGATTTAGAAACTAAGAATTATTTAGATGCTTGTGAAAGAGGGGTATCAGTAGGTTTGCTTTCTGAAGCAGGAGTGCCAGCAGTAGCAGATCCAGGTGCAAGTATTGTTAAGTTGGCGCATCAAAAAGGGATTCAAGTAGTTCCGTTAGTGGGGCCTTCATCTATTTTATTGGCAATTATGGCGTCTGGTATGAATGGGCAAAGTTTTGCGTTTAATGGATATTTGCCTATTGATAAATCAGATAGAAAAAGGGCTATTAAGGACTTAGAAAAGCTTTCAAAAGAAAAAAATCAATCACAACTTTTTATTGAGACTCCTTATAGAAATGAAAAAATGCTGGATGATTTACGTGCTACTTTATCACCAGATACAAGAGTTTGCGTGGCGTGTGATATTACACTTCCTACAGAATATATTAAAACACTAACGGTAAAAGAATGGAAGCATGTAAAGACTGATTTACATAAGCGACCAGCAATTTTTATCATTCATAAATAA
- a CDS encoding trypsin-like peptidase domain-containing protein, which translates to MKKIIGTLGIAILGGAIALAGYKTLIEEPQVIVEKAVEPTMQTVKASYTPTVINSTSTPTDFTEAADKTVHAVVHVKNTSIRTQQNPLAELFYGRGSGTRKYQQVGTGSGVIISPDGYIVTNNHVIEGASDIEITLNNQKKLKATLIGADKSNDIALLKVEADFELPNLPFGNSDNIKVGEWVLAVGNPYNLTSTVTAGIVSAKGRDLDGNTNIDSFIQTDAAVNPGNSGGALVNTRGELIGINTAISSRTGSFIGYSFAVPSNIAKKVVDDLLEFGMVQQAVLGINVDIEAINIEGVKIGEVLEEGGAKKAGLEEGDIITKVNNVKISKFSDLKGQLTAKRPGEYVNVTIDRDGEELTKVVKLTKLIKLPVSKVLQTEFEDLTKEDRKKFKIEGGAKIKRTQNIAFKQFDVGEGYILTKVNGKKVSSAKEAVTMLDGMYGSGNRLLLEMISPSGQIERFRY; encoded by the coding sequence ATGAAGAAAATTATTGGAACTTTAGGAATTGCGATTTTAGGAGGCGCAATAGCACTTGCAGGATATAAAACATTGATAGAAGAGCCGCAAGTGATTGTAGAGAAAGCGGTAGAACCAACAATGCAAACTGTAAAGGCAAGTTACACGCCAACAGTAATAAACTCAACATCAACACCAACTGACTTTACGGAAGCAGCAGATAAAACAGTACATGCAGTGGTGCATGTTAAAAATACATCAATAAGAACACAACAAAACCCGTTAGCAGAATTATTTTATGGTAGAGGAAGTGGAACAAGAAAGTACCAGCAAGTAGGTACAGGAAGTGGTGTAATTATTTCTCCTGACGGGTATATTGTAACGAACAATCATGTGATTGAAGGAGCTAGCGATATTGAAATTACATTGAATAACCAAAAAAAGTTAAAGGCAACTTTAATAGGAGCAGATAAGAGTAACGATATCGCTTTGTTGAAAGTTGAGGCAGACTTTGAATTGCCTAATTTACCTTTTGGAAACTCAGATAATATTAAAGTAGGAGAATGGGTATTGGCAGTAGGAAACCCATATAACCTAACATCTACGGTTACTGCAGGTATTGTAAGTGCAAAAGGACGTGACTTAGATGGAAATACTAATATCGACTCATTTATTCAGACAGATGCAGCTGTGAATCCAGGGAATAGTGGAGGAGCGTTAGTAAATACTAGAGGAGAGTTGATAGGAATAAATACAGCTATTTCATCAAGAACTGGTTCTTTTATTGGATATTCGTTTGCAGTACCATCAAACATCGCTAAAAAAGTGGTAGATGATTTACTAGAGTTTGGAATGGTACAACAAGCTGTTTTAGGAATTAATGTAGATATTGAAGCAATAAATATTGAAGGAGTAAAAATAGGAGAGGTTTTAGAAGAAGGAGGTGCTAAAAAAGCCGGTTTAGAAGAAGGGGATATCATAACGAAAGTAAACAATGTAAAGATTTCTAAGTTTTCTGATTTAAAAGGGCAGTTAACGGCAAAAAGACCTGGAGAATATGTGAATGTGACAATTGATAGGGATGGAGAAGAATTAACTAAAGTGGTTAAGTTAACCAAACTTATAAAATTACCAGTAAGTAAAGTTTTGCAAACCGAGTTTGAAGATCTTACAAAAGAAGACAGAAAGAAGTTTAAAATAGAAGGAGGAGCTAAGATTAAAAGAACACAAAATATAGCATTCAAACAGTTTGATGTTGGGGAAGGGTACATCTTAACCAAAGTTAATGGAAAGAAAGTTAGCTCAGCAAAAGAAGCTGTTACCATGTTAGATGGTATGTATGGAAGTGGAAATAGGCTTTTATTGGAGATGATTAGTCCATCAGGTCAAATAGAAAGATTTAGATACTAG
- a CDS encoding GNAT family N-acetyltransferase yields MHTLNGTHIKLRALEPEDLEFLFQIENNESFWEVSHTQTPFSKFLLKQYLENAHLDIYEAKQLRLVIDDKLTGKSIGMIDLFDFNPQHKRAGIGILIHPDFQQKGFASEALQLLIKYCFTHLHLHQLYANITRDNTSSLHLFEKQNFKQTGIKKDWIFHNGTYKDELLFQLINE; encoded by the coding sequence GTGCACACGTTAAATGGAACACATATCAAGTTAAGAGCTTTAGAACCTGAAGATTTAGAGTTTTTATTTCAAATTGAAAATAATGAATCTTTTTGGGAAGTGAGTCATACACAGACTCCTTTTTCTAAATTTTTACTGAAGCAATATTTAGAAAACGCTCACTTAGATATTTATGAAGCTAAACAATTACGATTAGTTATTGATGATAAATTGACTGGTAAATCTATTGGGATGATAGATTTGTTCGATTTTAACCCGCAACATAAAAGAGCTGGTATCGGGATATTAATTCATCCTGACTTTCAACAGAAAGGATTTGCTTCTGAAGCTTTACAGTTACTAATAAAGTACTGTTTTACACATTTGCATTTACATCAACTATATGCAAATATCACTAGAGATAATACTAGTAGCTTACATCTTTTTGAAAAACAAAATTTTAAGCAAACTGGTATTAAAAAAGATTGGATATTTCATAACGGAACATATAAAGACGAACTATTATTTCAATTAATAAATGAATAA
- a CDS encoding peptidoglycan-binding protein LysM, translating to MLIIRHLVLVFLGFVLLTSFTETTAKKEKTTTTTPIPIHKVEKVNIPFLLNDFVGFKEALAFKESQGKYRVVNTLGYLGKYQFGKETLKRFRIYNTTHFLRTPELQERTFVAYCKLNKWILRKDIKRSVGKTINGVKITESGILAAAHLSGAGNVKKFLRSNGSIRFNDAYGTSIQSYLKKFAGYDVSNIKANKKPTV from the coding sequence ATTTTAATTATCAGACATTTAGTATTAGTATTTTTAGGATTTGTATTATTAACCAGTTTTACAGAGACTACAGCTAAAAAAGAAAAAACTACTACAACAACGCCAATACCAATTCACAAGGTAGAAAAGGTAAACATTCCTTTTTTATTAAATGATTTTGTAGGATTTAAAGAAGCCTTAGCTTTTAAAGAATCACAAGGTAAGTATAGAGTAGTTAACACACTTGGATATTTAGGGAAATACCAATTTGGTAAAGAAACCCTAAAGAGATTTAGAATTTACAACACCACTCATTTTCTTAGAACCCCAGAATTACAAGAACGCACATTTGTTGCTTATTGTAAATTAAACAAATGGATTTTAAGAAAAGATATTAAGAGAAGTGTTGGAAAGACCATTAATGGAGTTAAAATAACCGAATCTGGTATTTTAGCAGCAGCACACTTAAGTGGTGCCGGTAATGTAAAAAAGTTCTTACGTTCAAATGGATCTATCCGTTTTAACGATGCTTACGGAACCTCTATACAATCATACCTTAAAAAGTTTGCTGGTTATGATGTTTCCAACATCAAAGCCAATAAAAAACCAACGGTTTAA
- a CDS encoding low molecular weight protein-tyrosine-phosphatase — protein MKKILMVCLGNICRSPLAEGILQSKLSSKSFIVDSAGTSGYHVGELPDGRSIEVARKYGIDITNQRSRKFTKADFDKFDMIFAMDQNNYADIVALSENEEQHEKVKMILNELYPDENRSVPDPYYGGDQGFENVYKMLDEACEIIASKLEQK, from the coding sequence ATGAAAAAAATATTAATGGTTTGTTTAGGTAATATTTGCCGATCTCCTCTTGCTGAGGGGATTTTGCAATCTAAATTATCATCTAAAAGTTTTATAGTTGATTCTGCCGGTACTTCGGGTTATCATGTAGGTGAATTACCTGACGGACGCTCTATTGAAGTAGCTAGAAAATATGGGATAGATATTACCAATCAACGTTCAAGAAAATTTACAAAAGCTGATTTTGATAAGTTTGACATGATTTTTGCAATGGATCAAAATAATTATGCAGATATTGTAGCTTTGTCTGAAAATGAAGAGCAACATGAAAAAGTAAAGATGATTTTGAACGAATTGTATCCTGATGAAAACAGGAGTGTTCCAGATCCTTACTATGGAGGAGATCAAGGTTTTGAAAACGTGTATAAAATGTTAGACGAAGCGTGTGAAATTATAGCTTCAAAATTAGAACAGAAATAA
- a CDS encoding glyceraldehyde-3-phosphate dehydrogenase, whose translation MSTITNYEKEVVNQAQVRRATVEFINIVNDLWYDKSIELVLFRNPLVDKRASEVLNLIDYAKEFVAKPITIEDALEIAKAIQSIDLPPSKLDIGKLAYEYHLQDDASADKIAFVKEQLKDATEADNIQPKDVVLYGFGRIGRLLARELSSKMGKGSQLRLRAVVTRGKIDQTVLEKRASLLSVDSVHGDFLGTVQVDADNNALIINGTTVYMISAAQPEDIDYTQYGINDALIIDNTGAFRDEEALSRHLKAKGASKVLLTAPGAGVPNIVHGVNHEENNPDNIDIFSAASCTTNAITPVLKVLEDNFGIKKGHLETIHAYTNDQNLVDNMHKKYRRGRAAALNMVITETGAGKAVAKALPALAGKLTSSAIRVPVPNGSLAILNLQLNTPATVESVNAIMKQYALEGDLVEQIQYSLSNELVSSDIVGTTAPSIFDSKATIADGDTIVIYVWYDNEYGYSHQVMRLAKHIAKVRRYTYY comes from the coding sequence ATGTCAACAATAACAAATTACGAAAAAGAAGTAGTAAATCAAGCGCAAGTTCGTAGAGCAACGGTTGAGTTTATTAATATCGTTAACGATTTATGGTACGATAAATCTATCGAGTTAGTATTATTTAGAAATCCATTAGTAGATAAAAGAGCTAGTGAGGTTTTAAACTTAATCGATTACGCTAAAGAGTTTGTAGCGAAGCCAATAACAATAGAAGATGCTTTAGAAATAGCTAAAGCAATTCAATCAATTGATTTACCACCATCAAAATTAGATATAGGTAAATTAGCGTACGAATACCATTTGCAGGATGATGCATCGGCAGATAAAATAGCTTTTGTAAAAGAGCAATTAAAAGATGCTACAGAAGCAGATAATATTCAGCCAAAAGACGTAGTGTTATACGGTTTTGGACGTATTGGTCGTTTATTAGCTCGTGAGTTGAGCAGCAAAATGGGTAAAGGTTCTCAATTACGATTAAGAGCTGTAGTAACTCGTGGTAAAATAGATCAAACAGTATTAGAAAAAAGAGCTTCTTTATTAAGTGTAGATTCTGTACATGGAGATTTCTTAGGAACAGTTCAGGTAGATGCTGATAACAACGCTTTAATCATTAACGGTACAACTGTTTACATGATTTCTGCTGCACAACCAGAAGATATTGATTATACGCAATATGGAATTAACGATGCGTTAATTATTGATAATACTGGTGCTTTTAGAGACGAAGAGGCATTAAGTCGTCATTTAAAAGCAAAAGGAGCTAGTAAAGTGTTATTAACAGCTCCAGGTGCGGGTGTGCCAAACATTGTTCATGGAGTAAATCATGAAGAAAATAATCCTGATAATATCGATATTTTCTCAGCAGCTTCATGTACTACCAATGCTATTACACCAGTATTAAAAGTGTTAGAAGATAACTTCGGAATTAAAAAAGGACACTTAGAAACAATTCATGCATATACAAACGATCAAAACTTGGTTGATAATATGCATAAGAAGTACCGTAGAGGTAGAGCTGCTGCGTTGAACATGGTAATTACTGAAACAGGAGCAGGAAAAGCAGTAGCAAAAGCATTACCTGCATTAGCAGGTAAGTTAACTTCAAGTGCTATTCGTGTACCAGTACCTAACGGGTCGTTAGCAATCTTAAACTTACAATTAAATACTCCAGCAACAGTAGAATCTGTAAATGCAATTATGAAACAGTATGCGTTAGAAGGAGATTTAGTAGAGCAAATTCAATATTCATTAAGTAATGAATTAGTGTCTTCTGATATAGTAGGAACAACAGCGCCATCTATTTTTGATAGTAAGGCAACAATTGCAGACGGAGATACTATCGTAATCTATGTATGGTATGATAATGAGTATGGTTATTCACACCAAGTAATGCGTTTAGCAAAGCATATTGCTAAAGTACGTCGTTACACTTATTATTAA
- the mltG gene encoding endolytic transglycosylase MltG, protein MNKKIILGGIAAIFLIGGIIGFNYYQKIFGKAVTKDGAIYISSDASFIDVKKQLSEFVKNPENFVWVAEKKKFTQPKGGKYLLKKGMNMNDVVNLLRSGNQTPITLSFNNQDTLEKLAGRIAEQIEADSIALLQAMKDPAFLATNKFTEKSALGMYIPNSYEFYWNTSAENFRDKMLREYSRFWTSARLEKAKKLNLSKEEVITLASIVQKETAKKVERPIVAGLYLNRLKDNWPLQADPTVIYAIKEIKGQDFVVKRVLNKDLVINSPYNTYKNTGLPPTLIAMPDISSIDAVLNHQKHNYYYMCASVDKIGFHEFANSLAQHNRNAVKYQQWINQQGIKR, encoded by the coding sequence ATGAATAAGAAAATTATTTTAGGAGGTATTGCTGCTATTTTTTTAATTGGCGGAATTATTGGATTTAACTACTATCAAAAAATCTTTGGTAAAGCTGTTACTAAAGATGGCGCTATCTATATAAGCTCTGACGCTTCTTTTATAGATGTAAAAAAACAACTTTCTGAGTTTGTTAAAAATCCTGAAAATTTTGTTTGGGTTGCAGAAAAGAAAAAATTCACACAACCTAAGGGAGGAAAGTACCTATTAAAAAAAGGGATGAACATGAATGATGTTGTAAATCTTTTACGCAGTGGAAATCAAACACCTATCACCCTATCATTCAACAATCAAGATACTTTAGAAAAATTAGCAGGAAGAATAGCTGAACAAATTGAAGCAGACTCTATTGCTTTATTACAGGCTATGAAAGATCCTGCTTTTTTAGCTACCAATAAATTTACTGAAAAATCTGCATTAGGAATGTACATTCCGAATAGCTATGAGTTTTATTGGAATACTTCTGCTGAAAACTTCCGTGATAAAATGTTACGCGAATACAGTCGTTTTTGGACTTCTGCTAGATTAGAAAAAGCTAAAAAGCTAAACCTTTCAAAAGAAGAGGTAATTACATTAGCTTCTATAGTTCAGAAAGAAACAGCTAAAAAAGTAGAGCGTCCTATTGTTGCTGGTTTATATTTAAATAGATTAAAAGATAATTGGCCTTTACAAGCTGACCCAACAGTTATATATGCGATTAAAGAAATTAAAGGGCAAGATTTTGTTGTAAAAAGGGTTTTAAACAAAGATTTAGTAATAAACTCTCCCTACAACACTTATAAAAACACAGGACTTCCTCCTACTTTGATTGCAATGCCAGATATTTCATCTATTGATGCTGTTTTAAACCATCAAAAACACAATTATTACTATATGTGTGCAAGTGTTGACAAGATTGGTTTTCATGAGTTTGCTAACTCTTTAGCTCAGCATAATCGAAATGCTGTGAAATATCAACAATGGATAAATCAACAAGGCATAAAGAGATAA
- the ligA gene encoding NAD-dependent DNA ligase LigA — protein sequence MTVQEKIQQLREELHKHNHSYYVLDAPTISDYEFDIKLKELQQLEDENPEYFDPNSPTQRVGGEVTKNFETVTHKHRMYSLDNSYSKEDLLDWEKRVQKILGTDEVEYTCELKYDGASINLTYENGEFVQAVTRGDGFQGDNVTTNIRTIKSIPLLPNSDFVRDFEMRGEIILPLDGFNKMNEERIANDEEPYRNPRNTASGSLKLQDSAEVAKRPLDCLLYQVVTNERKYSSHFESLEAARKVGFKVPGTIVLAKSIEEVLDFVNEWDVKRHTLPYETDGVVVKVNSFQQQDELGYTSKAPRWAIAYKFKAEQVSTVLNEITYQVGRTGAITPVANLEPVQLAGTIVKRASLHNADQIAKLDVRVGDTVFVEKGGEIIPKIIAVDLTKRPVDSVPTQYATHCPECNTELVRTDGDAKHYCPNEFGCAPQITGRIKHFISRKAMDIDGLGGETVDLLRKEGLIKNYADLYDLTVEQVIPLERMAEKSAQNMIEGIEKSKEIPFEKVLFALGIRFVGETVAKKLAKHFKSIDNLMNADFETLVAVDEIGDRIAQSIIDFSNDLGNIELVNRLKSHGVQLEVSAESLEGQTDKLSGKVFVVSGVFHQMSRTELKKAIEDNGGKVSSSISKKTSYIVAGDNMGPSKLTKAESLGIPIISEQDFIDMIA from the coding sequence ATGACAGTTCAGGAGAAGATACAACAATTAAGAGAAGAGTTACACAAACATAATCATAGTTATTATGTGTTGGATGCACCAACCATATCAGACTATGAATTTGATATTAAGTTAAAAGAGCTTCAGCAGTTAGAAGACGAAAATCCAGAATATTTTGATCCAAATTCCCCAACGCAACGAGTAGGAGGAGAAGTAACTAAAAACTTTGAAACGGTTACTCACAAACATAGAATGTATTCGTTAGACAATTCGTATTCTAAAGAAGATTTGTTAGATTGGGAAAAACGTGTCCAGAAAATTTTAGGAACCGATGAAGTTGAATATACCTGTGAATTAAAATACGATGGAGCTTCAATAAACCTTACTTATGAGAATGGTGAGTTTGTACAAGCAGTTACTCGTGGAGATGGTTTTCAAGGAGATAATGTAACAACCAATATTCGTACAATAAAATCCATTCCACTATTGCCAAATAGTGATTTTGTGAGAGATTTTGAAATGCGAGGAGAAATCATTTTACCGTTAGACGGATTTAATAAAATGAATGAAGAACGTATAGCGAATGATGAAGAACCATATAGAAACCCGCGTAATACAGCTAGTGGAAGTTTAAAATTACAAGACAGTGCAGAAGTTGCAAAACGACCACTAGATTGTTTATTGTACCAAGTTGTGACAAATGAACGAAAATATAGTTCGCATTTTGAAAGTTTAGAAGCAGCCAGAAAAGTTGGGTTTAAAGTTCCAGGTACCATTGTTTTAGCTAAGTCGATTGAAGAAGTGTTAGATTTTGTAAACGAGTGGGATGTTAAACGTCACACATTACCTTATGAAACAGATGGAGTAGTGGTAAAAGTAAATTCGTTTCAGCAACAAGACGAACTAGGTTATACTTCAAAAGCACCTCGTTGGGCAATTGCTTACAAATTTAAAGCAGAGCAAGTTTCAACAGTATTAAATGAAATTACCTATCAAGTAGGTAGAACAGGAGCAATAACACCTGTAGCAAACTTAGAACCTGTACAATTAGCTGGAACGATTGTAAAAAGAGCTTCATTACATAACGCAGACCAAATAGCAAAGTTAGATGTACGAGTAGGAGATACTGTTTTTGTAGAAAAAGGAGGGGAAATTATCCCGAAAATTATTGCTGTTGATTTAACGAAAAGACCAGTAGATTCTGTTCCTACGCAATATGCAACCCATTGCCCCGAATGTAATACTGAATTAGTTAGAACTGATGGAGATGCAAAACATTATTGTCCGAACGAATTTGGATGTGCGCCTCAAATTACAGGTAGAATCAAGCATTTTATCAGTAGAAAAGCCATGGATATTGATGGCTTAGGTGGAGAAACTGTTGATTTATTACGCAAAGAAGGACTGATTAAAAACTATGCGGATTTATATGACTTAACGGTAGAACAAGTTATTCCGTTAGAGCGAATGGCTGAAAAATCAGCACAAAATATGATTGAAGGAATTGAAAAATCAAAAGAAATTCCGTTTGAAAAAGTGTTGTTTGCTTTAGGAATCCGTTTTGTTGGCGAAACTGTAGCTAAAAAGTTAGCAAAACACTTTAAGTCAATCGATAATTTAATGAACGCTGATTTTGAAACACTTGTTGCAGTTGACGAAATTGGAGATAGAATTGCACAAAGTATTATTGACTTTTCGAATGATTTAGGAAATATTGAATTGGTTAACCGATTAAAATCACATGGAGTTCAACTAGAAGTTTCAGCAGAAAGTTTAGAAGGGCAAACTGATAAGTTATCAGGTAAGGTATTTGTGGTTTCAGGAGTTTTTCATCAAATGAGTAGAACAGAACTTAAAAAAGCAATTGAAGACAACGGTGGTAAGGTATCGAGTTCCATTTCTAAAAAAACGAGCTATATTGTAGCAGGTGATAATATGGGACCGAGTAAGCTTACTAAAGCTGAAAGTTTAGGTATTCCAATTATTTCTGAACAAGATTTTATTGATATGATAGCTTAA
- the dapF gene encoding diaminopimelate epimerase: MDLEFYKYQGTGNDFIIIDNRSKTFPKNKTDIIAKLCDRHFGIGADGLILLEEDDTTDFKMVYYNSDGNESTMCGNGGRCIVAFAHKLGLFETETTFIAIDGLHHASIFNNLVSLQMIDVNKVNIFDKYVFTNTGSPHHVQLVNDLANYDVFSNGKKIRNEIYGTEGSNVNFVEQITNNIFKVRTYERGVENETLACGTGVTAVAIAMHATKKTNSLSITLPVEGGELEVSFEEQDGVYSNVFLKGPATFVFEGKINI; this comes from the coding sequence ATGGATTTAGAATTTTACAAATACCAAGGAACTGGTAACGATTTTATCATAATTGATAATCGTTCAAAAACCTTTCCAAAAAATAAAACTGACATAATTGCAAAATTATGTGATAGACACTTTGGTATCGGAGCTGATGGTCTTATATTACTTGAAGAAGATGATACTACCGATTTTAAAATGGTATATTATAACTCTGATGGTAATGAAAGTACTATGTGTGGTAATGGTGGACGCTGTATTGTAGCTTTTGCACATAAACTTGGACTTTTTGAAACTGAAACTACTTTTATTGCTATTGACGGGCTGCATCATGCCTCTATTTTTAACAACCTTGTTTCTTTACAAATGATTGATGTTAACAAGGTGAATATTTTTGACAAATACGTTTTTACCAACACAGGATCTCCACACCATGTTCAGTTGGTAAACGATCTTGCTAATTATGACGTGTTTTCAAATGGAAAAAAAATCAGGAATGAAATTTATGGTACCGAAGGTAGCAATGTTAATTTTGTAGAACAAATAACAAATAACATTTTTAAAGTACGCACTTACGAGCGTGGTGTAGAAAATGAGACTTTAGCCTGTGGTACTGGTGTTACTGCCGTTGCTATAGCCATGCATGCAACTAAAAAAACAAACAGTTTATCTATAACCTTGCCTGTTGAAGGTGGAGAGTTAGAAGTTTCTTTTGAAGAACAAGACGGAGTTTATTCGAATGTATTTTTAAAAGGACCTGCTACATTTGTATTTGAAGGTAAAATAAATATTTAG
- a CDS encoding lysoplasmalogenase, with the protein MTKQTKITLASIIFLLVAIADVYAVITQTKNIEMIFKPLLMTSLAVVYLVSVKKPSFWLLSALFFSFWGDVFLLDKTNFFVFGLASFLVAHVVYIKITTSFLYKDSVVKILTSAIPFVLLFVVLLGLIYNNLGEMLLPVLVYGIAISTFGTASLLNYRQQKNTANSWLLLGAILFIASDSLIALNNFYTPKRLFDIAIIILYIVSQYLIVKAIIAKEN; encoded by the coding sequence ATGACCAAACAAACTAAAATAACCCTAGCTTCCATTATTTTTTTATTGGTTGCTATTGCTGACGTATATGCAGTAATAACACAAACTAAAAACATAGAAATGATTTTTAAACCGTTACTAATGACATCACTAGCGGTAGTGTATTTGGTATCGGTAAAAAAGCCTAGTTTTTGGTTGTTGTCAGCCTTGTTTTTTTCGTTTTGGGGTGATGTTTTCCTGTTAGATAAAACAAACTTTTTTGTGTTTGGTTTAGCCTCGTTTTTAGTAGCACATGTTGTTTATATTAAAATAACGACAAGCTTTTTGTATAAAGATTCAGTAGTTAAAATACTAACATCAGCAATTCCCTTTGTATTGTTATTTGTGGTACTCTTAGGTTTAATTTATAATAATTTAGGCGAGATGTTACTACCTGTATTGGTGTATGGAATAGCTATTTCAACATTTGGAACAGCGTCATTACTAAATTATCGTCAGCAAAAAAATACAGCGAATTCATGGTTGTTGTTAGGAGCTATTTTGTTTATTGCTTCTGATAGCCTTATAGCATTGAATAACTTTTATACACCAAAAAGGTTGTTTGATATTGCTATAATCATTCTGTATATCGTTTCTCAATACTTAATTGTTAAAGCAATCATAGCTAAAGAAAATTAA